The proteins below are encoded in one region of Syntrophus gentianae:
- a CDS encoding ABC transporter permease, whose translation MMLFRLLFRNAFRNRLRSGLTILGVAVAILAFGLLRTLVDAWYAGVAASSATRLVTRNAISLIFPLPFSYKEKIRQVSGVETVSWGNWFGGIYIDEKNFFANFAVEPETYLSLYPEYTLSPAEKAAFLRDRKGFVAGRKLAGKYGWRLGDTVTLKGTIFPGNWDFVLRGIYRGRDQNVDETQFVFQWDYLNESLKKTAPARADQVGFYMVGVNRPEVAEEVATAIDRLFRNSMAETLTETEKAFQLGFIAMTGAIVVAIQIVSFVVIFIILAVVANTMAMTTRERFGEYAVLKTLGFRSRHLAVLILGESLVICLLGCALGIALTYPAAALIKEKLGTYFPIFNISVNTLYLDLAAALLVGIVAALIPLQRAIGIRIAEGLRRIA comes from the coding sequence ATGATGCTCTTCCGTCTTCTCTTTAGAAACGCCTTCCGCAACCGCCTGCGCAGCGGACTCACCATCCTCGGGGTCGCCGTCGCCATCCTGGCCTTCGGGTTGCTCCGCACCCTCGTCGACGCCTGGTACGCCGGGGTCGCGGCCTCTTCGGCCACCCGACTCGTCACGCGCAACGCCATCTCCCTCATCTTCCCCCTGCCCTTTTCCTACAAGGAGAAAATCCGCCAGGTCAGCGGCGTCGAGACGGTCTCCTGGGGCAACTGGTTCGGCGGGATCTACATCGACGAGAAGAACTTCTTTGCCAATTTTGCCGTCGAGCCGGAAACCTACCTGAGCCTCTATCCCGAATATACCCTCTCCCCCGCCGAAAAGGCCGCCTTCCTCCGGGACCGCAAGGGATTTGTCGCCGGGCGCAAGCTCGCGGGAAAATACGGCTGGCGCCTGGGAGACACGGTAACGCTGAAGGGGACGATTTTTCCGGGCAACTGGGATTTTGTGCTGCGGGGCATCTACCGGGGACGGGATCAAAACGTCGACGAGACGCAGTTCGTCTTTCAATGGGACTATCTCAATGAATCCCTGAAAAAAACGGCCCCGGCCCGTGCCGACCAGGTGGGCTTCTACATGGTCGGGGTGAATCGGCCGGAAGTGGCCGAGGAAGTGGCCACGGCCATCGACCGGCTCTTCAGGAATTCCATGGCGGAAACCCTGACGGAGACGGAAAAGGCCTTCCAGTTGGGGTTCATCGCCATGACGGGGGCCATTGTGGTGGCCATTCAGATCGTGTCTTTCGTCGTCATTTTCATCATCCTGGCCGTCGTGGCCAACACCATGGCCATGACGACGAGGGAGCGCTTCGGGGAATACGCCGTGCTCAAAACCCTGGGGTTCCGCAGCCGGCACCTTGCCGTCCTCATCCTGGGGGAATCCCTGGTCATTTGCCTGCTTGGCTGCGCCCTGGGGATCGCCCTGACCTATCCCGCCGCCGCGCTGATCAAGGAAAAACTGGGGACCTATTTCCCCATCTTCAACATCTCGGTCAATACGCTCTATCTGGACCTGGCCGCCGCTCTCCTGGTGGGGATCGTAGCCGCCCTGATCCCCCTCCAGCGGGCCATCGGAATCCGCATCGCGGAAGGGCTGCGGAGGATCGCCTGA
- a CDS encoding ABC transporter ATP-binding protein, which translates to MGKEDSRSARPMVSIRDVSKSYWRGNRPVPVLEDISFDIAAGEFLALMGPSGSGKSTLLNLIAGIDTVDQGTILVGGLDITSLAEAELAHWRATHVGFIFQFYNLIPVLTAYENIELPLHLTSLSRGERQEHVEMALRVVNLADRSDHYPRQLSGGEQQRVAIARAVITDPAILVADEPTGDLDRHSAEEILNLMERLNEESGKTIIMVTHDPRAAERARIIRHLEKGTLTNDALPSSL; encoded by the coding sequence ATGGGAAAGGAAGACAGCCGATCCGCCAGGCCCATGGTGTCCATCCGGGACGTCAGCAAGTCCTACTGGCGGGGGAATCGCCCCGTCCCCGTGCTGGAGGACATCTCCTTCGACATCGCCGCAGGGGAATTCCTGGCCCTCATGGGCCCCTCGGGGTCGGGGAAGAGCACCCTGCTCAATCTGATCGCCGGCATCGACACCGTGGATCAGGGGACGATCCTCGTGGGCGGCCTGGACATCACGTCTCTCGCGGAAGCGGAGCTGGCCCACTGGCGGGCGACCCATGTGGGCTTCATCTTTCAGTTCTACAACCTGATCCCCGTGTTGACCGCCTACGAGAACATCGAGCTTCCCCTCCATCTGACCTCCCTGTCCCGGGGAGAGCGGCAGGAACATGTGGAGATGGCCCTGCGGGTCGTGAACCTCGCCGACCGCAGCGATCATTACCCCCGCCAGCTTTCGGGGGGGGAACAGCAGCGGGTCGCCATCGCCCGGGCGGTGATCACCGATCCGGCGATCCTCGTTGCCGACGAACCCACCGGGGATCTGGACCGGCATTCCGCGGAGGAGATCCTCAACCTCATGGAACGCCTCAACGAGGAGTCCGGCAAGACCATCATCATGGTGACCCACGACCCCCGGGCAGCGGAACGGGCCAGGATCATCCGGCACCTGGAGAAGGGAACCCTGACGAATGATGCTCTTCCGTCTTCTCTTTAG
- a CDS encoding ABC transporter permease — translation MALPFSYTLRNLWTRRLTTALTIAGMALVVFVFAAILMLAEGLQTTLVETGVFDNVVAIRKGAVSEVQSGVPRDQAAILETEKHIALGPEGLPLFAKELVVLVTLPKRVSGDPGNVVLRGIGPSSLALRPQVKLAAGRLPRPGSLEMMAGSGIAKRFQGGGLNETLCCGMRNWRIVGVFDAGNRGYSSEIWGDADQLMAAFRRPSYSSVLFRLRNPGDFESIKTRLERDPRLTVEVKRETKYYAEQSEMMAKFLRIVGLTLTLVFSLGAMIGAMITMYAAVANRTAEIGTLRALGFQQRSILLAFLMESLLLGLLGGVVGLFLASFLQLITVSTMNFQTFSELAFSFTLTPEIVTSSLLFALIMGFVGGVLPALRAARLQIVDALRTG, via the coding sequence ATGGCTCTCCCCTTCAGTTACACCCTGCGGAATCTCTGGACGCGACGCCTGACGACCGCCCTGACGATCGCCGGCATGGCGCTGGTGGTCTTCGTCTTTGCCGCTATCCTGATGCTTGCGGAGGGACTGCAGACAACGCTGGTGGAAACAGGGGTGTTCGACAATGTCGTGGCCATCCGGAAAGGAGCGGTTTCGGAGGTCCAGAGCGGCGTGCCCCGCGACCAGGCGGCCATTCTCGAAACGGAAAAGCACATCGCCCTCGGTCCCGAAGGCCTCCCCCTCTTCGCCAAGGAACTCGTCGTTCTGGTCACGCTCCCCAAGCGGGTCAGCGGCGATCCGGGCAATGTCGTCCTCCGCGGCATCGGCCCCTCCTCCCTGGCGCTCCGCCCCCAGGTGAAGCTCGCGGCCGGCCGTCTGCCGCGGCCGGGATCCCTGGAAATGATGGCCGGCTCCGGCATCGCCAAGCGCTTCCAGGGGGGCGGTCTCAATGAAACCCTGTGCTGCGGGATGCGGAACTGGCGGATCGTCGGGGTCTTCGATGCGGGAAACCGGGGATACAGCTCGGAAATCTGGGGAGATGCGGATCAGCTCATGGCCGCCTTCCGGCGCCCTTCCTATTCCTCCGTCCTCTTCCGCCTCCGCAATCCGGGGGACTTCGAGTCGATCAAGACGCGGCTGGAACGGGACCCCCGCCTGACCGTCGAGGTCAAGCGGGAAACGAAATACTATGCCGAACAGTCGGAGATGATGGCCAAGTTCCTGCGGATCGTCGGCCTCACCCTGACTCTGGTCTTTTCCCTGGGGGCCATGATCGGCGCCATGATCACCATGTACGCCGCCGTGGCCAACCGGACCGCTGAGATCGGCACCCTGCGGGCCCTGGGATTTCAACAGCGCAGCATCCTCCTGGCCTTCCTGATGGAATCCCTCCTCCTCGGACTCCTCGGCGGGGTCGTGGGCCTCTTCCTGGCGTCCTTTCTGCAGTTGATCACCGTTTCCACCATGAATTTCCAGACCTTCTCCGAACTGGCCTTCAGCTTCACCCTGACGCCGGAAATCGTTACCTCATCACTGCTCTTCGCCCTGATCATGGGCTTCGTGGGCGGCGTCCTGCCGGCCCTCCGGGCCGCCCGCCTGCAGATCGTGGACGCTTTGCGGACGGGCTGA